In Bacteroidales bacterium, the following are encoded in one genomic region:
- a CDS encoding YfiR family protein: protein MKSIYYILFSFLFFITFNVNAQEAKYKAIFIYNFTKHFEWPAAYKTGDFIIGVLGNPLIISELEKITTSKKVGTQTIVVKRYKTPAEISKCHILFVPLSKSKLIGECTSQLSNSNTLIVTEKKGLIQQGATINFVVKEGKIKFEFKKSTASKYGLKVSSYLEKLAIIVN, encoded by the coding sequence ATGAAAAGTATTTATTATATTTTATTTTCTTTTTTATTTTTTATTACTTTTAATGTTAATGCCCAAGAAGCAAAATACAAAGCAATATTTATTTATAATTTTACTAAACATTTTGAATGGCCTGCTGCATACAAAACAGGTGATTTTATTATTGGAGTACTGGGAAATCCTCTAATTATTTCAGAATTAGAAAAAATTACAACATCAAAAAAGGTAGGAACCCAAACTATAGTTGTAAAAAGGTACAAAACACCTGCTGAAATTAGCAAATGTCATATTTTATTTGTTCCTTTATCAAAAAGCAAATTAATTGGAGAATGTACTTCTCAATTAAGTAATAGCAACACATTAATTGTTACAGAAAAAAAAGGACTTATACAACAGGGTGCTACTATAAATTTTGTTGTCAAAGAAGGAAAAATAAAATTTGAATTTAAAAAAAGTACTGCTTCAAAATATGGTCTAAAAGTTAGTTCATATCTTGAAAAATTAGCAATAATAGTAAATTAA
- a CDS encoding YfiR family protein, which produces MKKLKFGIILILFLGIIINLNAQVPKLQSIFIYNFTKYIEWPASVRSGDFVIGILGNSPIEGELNNLAAAKKVGSQPIVIKIYKSADEIGVCHVLFIPSSKSDEIGKAVSKIGQKNTLIITEKEGMASKGSSINFVIRENKQKFELNMANTSKMGLKVSSSLQQLAILVN; this is translated from the coding sequence TGAAAAAATTAAAATTCGGAATAATACTAATTCTTTTCCTTGGTATAATAATTAATCTTAATGCTCAGGTACCAAAACTTCAATCAATATTTATTTATAATTTCACAAAATATATTGAATGGCCTGCTTCTGTCCGTTCAGGAGACTTTGTAATTGGCATTTTAGGCAATTCACCGATTGAAGGAGAATTAAATAATCTGGCAGCTGCTAAAAAAGTAGGTAGTCAACCAATTGTTATAAAAATATACAAGTCAGCTGATGAAATTGGAGTTTGTCATGTTTTATTTATTCCTTCTTCAAAAAGCGATGAAATAGGTAAGGCTGTTTCAAAAATTGGACAGAAAAATACTCTTATTATTACTGAAAAAGAAGGTATGGCAAGTAAAGGTTCATCTATAAATTTCGTAATCAGAGAAAACAAACAAAAATTTGAGCTAAATATGGCTAATACTTCTAAAATGGGTCTAAAAGTCAGTTCCAGTTTACAACAACTTGCAATTTTGGTTAATTAA